The Sandaracinus amylolyticus genomic interval GCGACGCCCGGCGCGTGCGTCGACGAGGGCAGCGGCGCGTGCCGCTTCCGCGCGAGCGCGCCGGTCGAGGTCGATCACGTCGCGGCGATCCTGCGCGACGCATCGGGCGAGGCGATCGGGTTCGGCATCGGCGAGATCGGCGAAGGCGGGAGCGTCGAGGTCTCGGTGCTCGATCCCGCGTCGCGCGTCGCCGCGATCCCGCTCGCGATGGAGGGCCCGCTGCCCTTGCCGCCGGTCGGGCTCGACGCGGTCGTCGGCGTGCCCGGGATCGCGACGTCGCACGGCATCTCGCTGCTCCCGCAGACCGCGGGCGAAGGCGGCGTGCTCGCGGTGCCCGAGCTCTCGGGCGCGCTCGCGGACGCGACGTGGTGGGTGATGGCCCAGGCGTACGACAGCGCGAACGACGGCGGCGCGCGCAGCGTGGTGCTGCTGCGGCACCTGACGAGCCCCGACGCGGTGGGTCGCTTGCCCGCGTTCCTCGCGCTGCCCGAGGTGACGGTCGCGCGCGACACCGGCATCACGGTCGGCGCGGTCGCGGGCGCGGCGATGATCGTGATCGAGTGCGAGGACGCGTCGGGCGATCGCGCGATCACGACGGTGCTCGGCGGCGCGAGCGGGCCGCTCGCGAGCGAGTGCGTCGGCGCGGTGCGGGTGCGCGCGGTGGACGCGACCGGGGCGACCGGGAGCGCGCTCGATCTCGACGGAGTCGAGCGCGTCGCGATGCGCTTCTCCGAGGTCGTGGTGACGCGATGAAGCACGTGATCGCGATCTCGGGCAGCGTGCGCGCGGTGTCGTCGACGACCGCGCTCTTGCGCGCGGTCGCGCACGTCGCGCGCGATCACGACGTGCGCGTCACGTTCTACGACGGCATGCGCGAGCTGCCGTGGTTCGATCCCGACGTCGCCGACGACGACGCGAGCGACGCGGTGAAGCAGATGCGCGCGACGCTGCGCGACTGCGACGCGGTGCTCTTCTCCACGCCCGAGTACGCCCACGGCGTGCCCGGCGTGCTCAAGAACGCGCTCGACTGGCTGGTCGGCAGCGGCGAGCTCTACGCGAAGCGCGTCGCGGTGCTCAACGCGTCGAACCGCGCGAAGCTCGCGCACGAGTCGCTGGTCGAGTCGCTCACCGTGATGGGCGCGACGATCGTGGTCGACGCCGCGATGACGGTGCCGCTCGCGGGCAAGGCGCTCGACGCAGACGCGCTCGCGCGCGACGCCGACGTCGCGCCGGTGCTCGAGCGCGTGGTGAGCGCGCTGCGCGGTTAGGCGGCCGCGCCGTACTCGCCGTCGCCCGCGAGCTCGGCGTCACCGCCGCCCTGCTTCACCGCGGTCTGCACCCACGGCTCGTCGGGCACCACGGGACCGAGCACGACCGGCGTGCCGTCGTAGCGCACGCGCTTGCCCGGCCAGACGTACATGCGGAACGCGTAGAGCAGGATCGACGGCTGATCGAGTCGGGGATCGATGTGCGGCGCGTACTCCTTCGCGTGCGCCTCGGGCGCGAGCGACCAGTGCAGCGCGGGGTGCTCGTGGTGGATCCCGTGATAGCCGTTGTTGAACGTGAACCAGTTCTCGACCTTGCTCGTGAAGTTGCGGCTGTGGTTGTAGGGGTGCCCCACGTCGCAGCCGTCGTGCTGCACGAAGTTCACGCCCATGATCCCCCACGCCGCGTACTGGTGCGG includes:
- a CDS encoding NADPH-dependent FMN reductase, producing the protein MKHVIAISGSVRAVSSTTALLRAVAHVARDHDVRVTFYDGMRELPWFDPDVADDDASDAVKQMRATLRDCDAVLFSTPEYAHGVPGVLKNALDWLVGSGELYAKRVAVLNASNRAKLAHESLVESLTVMGATIVVDAAMTVPLAGKALDADALARDADVAPVLERVVSALRG